A portion of the Flavobacterium magnum genome contains these proteins:
- a CDS encoding efflux RND transporter periplasmic adaptor subunit yields MKNTTIKILTIMLAGLTAVACNGRKEPDTTPAAPVKTDHAPTFVTLTKEQFNAVDIAFGKIGQQNLSTTVRASGHLEVPPQNKAQVSSYVGAVVRSIAVLQGSKVSKGQTLAVLEHPDFIKLQQEYLNEKNSLAFLEKEYERQKELAANDAGTGKMYQRAESEYLAGKSRLNALSGQLRVLSVNMAQLNRGRITSSITLKSPISGYVGKISANTGGYAEPNMPLFEILDNSRIHCDLLVYEKDIFKVKIGQKIHFTLTNMPDHQGEHEGKAIEGEIFGIDKTFEDGSKAIAVHARIKNENHQLIPGMYVNALIDVGQKMTTVVPSDAVFTSDGRQWVFIRNKTTGCKTHRECAAHESCAPSEYCKEHPQCEAHEQCGNERCQIHTDCEAHENCNIERNPDNYYFTMHEVRKGVSDLGFTEVSFVDPVPTDATVVSKGAFYLLSKSRTGGEMEAH; encoded by the coding sequence ATGAAAAATACAACAATTAAGATTTTGACCATCATGCTTGCCGGGTTGACCGCGGTAGCCTGCAATGGCAGGAAAGAACCCGACACCACGCCGGCAGCGCCCGTGAAAACAGACCATGCGCCTACTTTTGTAACGCTTACCAAAGAGCAGTTCAACGCGGTCGACATTGCTTTCGGCAAAATCGGCCAGCAGAATCTTTCGACCACCGTCAGGGCCAGCGGACACCTTGAGGTGCCTCCGCAGAACAAGGCGCAGGTGTCGTCCTATGTGGGCGCCGTGGTCAGATCGATTGCGGTGCTGCAGGGAAGCAAGGTAAGTAAAGGGCAAACGTTGGCTGTTCTTGAGCATCCTGACTTCATCAAACTGCAGCAGGAATACCTGAATGAAAAAAACAGCCTCGCCTTCCTTGAAAAAGAATACGAAAGGCAAAAAGAACTCGCGGCCAATGACGCGGGAACCGGAAAAATGTACCAACGTGCCGAATCCGAATACCTTGCCGGAAAGTCGCGCCTCAATGCGCTGTCGGGCCAGTTGCGTGTCCTCTCAGTGAACATGGCGCAACTGAACCGCGGCAGGATCACATCTTCGATCACCCTGAAGTCGCCGATTTCAGGCTATGTCGGCAAGATAAGCGCCAATACCGGGGGTTATGCCGAACCGAACATGCCATTGTTTGAAATTCTCGACAACAGCCGGATCCACTGTGATTTATTGGTGTACGAAAAAGATATTTTCAAGGTGAAAATAGGTCAAAAAATCCACTTCACGCTCACCAATATGCCCGACCATCAGGGCGAACATGAAGGCAAGGCCATTGAAGGCGAAATTTTCGGAATCGATAAAACATTTGAAGACGGCTCCAAAGCAATTGCGGTGCATGCAAGGATCAAGAACGAAAACCACCAGCTGATTCCGGGGATGTATGTCAATGCACTGATCGATGTCGGGCAGAAAATGACTACAGTAGTCCCGTCAGATGCAGTGTTCACCAGCGATGGCAGGCAGTGGGTTTTTATCCGAAATAAAACGACCGGCTGCAAAACACACCGCGAATGTGCGGCACATGAGTCGTGCGCGCCATCCGAATATTGCAAAGAACACCCGCAATGCGAGGCGCATGAACAGTGTGGGAATGAGCGCTGTCAAATACATACCGATTGTGAAGCGCATGAAAATTGTAACATTGAACGCAATCCTGACAACTACTACTTTACGATGCACGAGGTCAGGAAGGGCGTGAGCGATCTTGGCTTTACGGAAGTGTCGTTCGTAGACCCTGTTCCTACCGACGCAACTGTGGTTTCCAAGGGCGCATTTTACCTCTTGTCAAAAAGCAGGACCGGAGGCGAGATGGAAGCCCATTAA
- a CDS encoding SDR family NAD(P)-dependent oxidoreductase, which yields MKKVILITGTNSGFGWLHTHTLSQAGFTVYATMRDTAGKNREKAESLAKLNNVHVIEVDLGSEVSVNNAVSHILATEGQLDVLVNNAGNFMGGIAETFTQKDIDALFDVHFNATWRTIKAVLPQMRAQKQGLIINTSSVLGRFSAPFMTFYNAAKFAVEGLSEGLHYEVRPLGVDVAIVQPGAFPTDIFGKSTYGSDSSIAADYGNLSALPDQIGAGIGQLFENLQPNPQEVADAVLNLVNTPQGQRPLRTVVDVATGQFARDANAHVSEGYKNFVSAFGLQELLN from the coding sequence ATGAAAAAAGTAATCTTGATTACCGGCACCAACAGCGGCTTCGGCTGGCTGCACACACACACGCTCTCTCAGGCCGGATTTACCGTGTATGCCACGATGCGCGACACTGCCGGAAAGAACAGGGAAAAAGCGGAATCGCTCGCAAAGCTCAACAATGTGCACGTTATAGAAGTAGATCTGGGCAGTGAAGTCTCGGTGAACAATGCCGTTTCGCACATCCTCGCTACCGAGGGACAGTTAGACGTTTTGGTCAACAACGCCGGAAATTTCATGGGCGGCATCGCCGAAACCTTTACCCAGAAAGACATCGATGCGCTGTTTGACGTGCATTTCAATGCAACCTGGCGCACTATTAAGGCCGTTTTGCCGCAAATGCGTGCACAAAAACAGGGACTGATCATCAATACATCAAGTGTCCTCGGAAGGTTTTCAGCGCCTTTCATGACATTTTACAACGCGGCGAAGTTTGCGGTAGAAGGCCTTAGCGAAGGCCTGCATTATGAGGTGCGGCCTTTGGGCGTCGACGTAGCCATTGTGCAGCCGGGGGCCTTTCCAACGGATATTTTTGGTAAATCCACTTATGGGTCTGACAGCAGCATCGCGGCCGATTATGGAAACTTGTCTGCGCTACCCGATCAAATCGGGGCAGGCATCGGACAATTATTTGAGAACCTGCAGCCCAATCCGCAGGAGGTTGCCGATGCCGTACTGAACCTCGTCAACACGCCACAGGGACAACGCCCGTTACGCACGGTTGTTGATGTGGCTACCGGCCAATTTGCCAGGGACGCCAACGCCCATGTGTCTGAAGGCTATAAAAATTTCGTCAGCGCTTTCGGATTACAGGAATTGCTGAACTAA
- a CDS encoding winged helix-turn-helix transcriptional regulator, with the protein METISVPSAKDTQKKLKEILNTPRDCTTSLCPVKDVLHKVGDKWSVFVMMALGAEKTLRFNELKNTIDGISQKMLTVTVRDLESFGLIDRKIYPQIPPKVEYTLTAKGEEFLQHLVVLLDWACRYSKNEQAASN; encoded by the coding sequence ATGGAAACAATCAGCGTCCCGTCTGCAAAAGACACCCAAAAAAAATTAAAAGAAATTTTAAATACGCCTCGCGACTGCACTACGTCGTTGTGTCCTGTTAAGGATGTACTGCACAAAGTAGGCGACAAATGGTCGGTTTTCGTCATGATGGCGCTCGGCGCCGAAAAGACTCTGCGGTTCAATGAACTCAAAAACACGATCGATGGGATTTCCCAGAAAATGCTCACCGTTACCGTGCGCGACCTGGAATCCTTCGGTTTGATTGACCGCAAAATATATCCGCAGATCCCGCCGAAAGTAGAGTACACCCTGACGGCAAAAGGCGAGGAATTCTTACAGCATCTCGTTGTGCTGCTCGATTGGGCCTGCAGGTACAGCAAAAACGAGCAGGCCGCATCCAACTGA
- a CDS encoding RNA polymerase sigma factor, with the protein MDFNDIYNAHHRRVYNFCLNYLQSLEDAEEVTQDVFVKVHLKVHDFNHQSQLSTWIYRICVNCCIDFVKARKRKKRFGFLTSLFYEDSQALRHDPAHFNHPGVELEQKEAVAALFSKIDMLPPNQKTALLLSKIEQKSQKEMAAIMGISEKAVESLLHRAKENLLKKINTNE; encoded by the coding sequence TTGGACTTCAACGACATCTATAATGCGCACCATCGCAGGGTGTACAACTTCTGCCTGAATTACCTCCAAAGCCTCGAAGATGCTGAGGAAGTGACACAGGATGTATTTGTCAAAGTCCACCTTAAGGTGCATGATTTCAACCATCAGTCTCAACTGTCGACCTGGATTTACCGCATCTGCGTGAATTGCTGCATCGACTTCGTCAAGGCCCGGAAAAGGAAAAAGCGATTCGGCTTCCTCACGTCGCTGTTTTATGAAGACAGCCAGGCATTACGCCATGATCCTGCCCATTTTAACCATCCCGGCGTCGAATTGGAACAGAAGGAAGCGGTGGCCGCCTTGTTCTCCAAAATCGATATGCTGCCGCCTAACCAGAAAACCGCGCTGCTCCTCAGCAAGATTGAGCAGAAATCACAAAAGGAGATGGCGGCGATTATGGGCATTTCTGAAAAAGCTGTCGAATCGTTACTGCACAGGGCCAAGGAAAATCTGCTTAAAAAAATCAATACCAACGAATGA
- a CDS encoding porin family protein, whose product MRFLKILCLFVATTAFSQEKPPVTVQDTTFFTRVDSLYREDQFYFSVTYNLLQHKPPGVALNGFSTGIGLGFLRDMPVNRKRTRAIAAGLGISYNKYHNNLQVTEAGGGYNYAILEDVSYSKNKLEQLFLDLPIELRWRNSTPESHKFYRVYLGFKLRYLLLNKTKFVGDETIVVLKNKDFNSFQIGPYLATGFNTWNFHVYYGLTPLFKSAQLNGKSIDMRTLNFGLMFYIL is encoded by the coding sequence ATGCGCTTTTTAAAAATCCTTTGCCTGTTTGTCGCCACGACCGCTTTTTCGCAGGAAAAACCGCCCGTGACCGTTCAGGATACTACTTTTTTCACCAGGGTCGACTCGCTTTACAGGGAAGACCAGTTTTATTTTTCGGTGACTTACAATCTCTTGCAGCACAAGCCACCGGGCGTCGCACTGAATGGATTTTCTACCGGCATCGGGTTGGGATTCCTGCGCGACATGCCCGTCAACAGGAAACGCACGCGTGCCATTGCTGCCGGACTGGGCATTTCCTATAACAAATACCACAACAACCTGCAGGTAACTGAGGCTGGCGGCGGTTACAATTATGCGATTCTGGAGGACGTGAGCTATTCGAAAAATAAGTTAGAGCAGTTGTTCCTCGACCTCCCGATTGAACTCCGCTGGAGGAACTCGACTCCCGAGAGCCATAAGTTCTACAGGGTTTATCTGGGTTTTAAGCTGCGTTACCTGCTGTTGAACAAGACGAAGTTTGTGGGCGACGAAACGATTGTGGTCCTTAAGAACAAGGACTTCAACAGTTTCCAGATCGGGCCATACCTCGCCACGGGTTTTAATACGTGGAATTTCCATGTGTACTACGGACTGACACCCCTTTTTAAATCGGCGCAACTGAACGGCAAGTCGATTGACATGCGCACGCTCAACTTCGGGCTGATGTTTTACATCCTATAA